In a single window of the Roseiconus lacunae genome:
- a CDS encoding efflux RND transporter periplasmic adaptor subunit → MLRRLKKVATPAENQVVFALSTAVTTLLIGVAIGYWAWGRSDGAEVTTGGSAGPGKKGPPPTQAMLIRVGEIKRDQISPIRTLLGDLIAVRTASVASEVPGRVAEVFVDEGSTVIGGKTVLARIDGTWEDLQEKKITAQIAQAKATLRFEKAEASRLKQLLAQQAASTSEVDAKSAVVEQTVASIDELTASLGEVRERQQRLEILAPFSGKVITKHTEVGEYIAVGAPIVDIVSTGRIDARTMVPQQNIGLLRDGDLVSVRVDHSDLELNGEVIAINSQGSLGSRTFPVRIALHDQDGFLKPGMGVSVDVPTGKASTELLVPRDAVLTKPDESVVWVVEVDTRAMERSSKQSALHKPLTTRPVPVKILSHSTEHYAIRSVRAADESALRPGTRVVTEGLERLVPGIPVRVDLDSQPLVPVPGSYADGQQKLD, encoded by the coding sequence ATGCTTCGACGCCTCAAAAAGGTCGCCACTCCCGCCGAAAATCAGGTGGTTTTTGCGTTATCAACCGCAGTCACGACGCTGTTAATCGGCGTCGCGATCGGTTACTGGGCCTGGGGACGTAGCGATGGTGCCGAAGTCACGACCGGCGGATCTGCTGGGCCAGGCAAAAAGGGCCCCCCACCGACTCAAGCGATGTTGATCCGGGTTGGTGAGATTAAACGCGATCAGATTTCACCGATTCGTACCCTTCTCGGTGACCTGATCGCGGTCCGCACCGCGTCGGTTGCCAGTGAAGTCCCCGGCCGAGTGGCGGAAGTATTCGTGGACGAAGGCTCGACGGTCATTGGCGGGAAAACTGTTCTGGCTCGAATCGACGGGACTTGGGAAGATCTCCAAGAAAAGAAGATCACCGCACAAATCGCGCAAGCCAAAGCGACGTTGCGATTTGAAAAAGCTGAGGCGTCGCGATTGAAACAACTGCTTGCCCAGCAAGCCGCTTCGACCAGTGAAGTCGATGCAAAATCGGCGGTCGTCGAACAAACCGTTGCCAGTATCGACGAACTTACCGCAAGCTTAGGTGAAGTCCGCGAGCGTCAGCAACGTTTGGAAATCCTGGCGCCATTCAGTGGCAAAGTCATCACCAAACACACCGAAGTGGGTGAGTACATCGCCGTCGGCGCTCCGATTGTCGATATCGTCTCCACCGGTCGGATCGATGCGAGAACGATGGTCCCACAGCAGAACATTGGGCTGCTAAGGGATGGCGATTTGGTCTCGGTGCGGGTCGATCATTCCGACCTTGAATTGAACGGCGAAGTGATCGCAATCAACTCGCAAGGTTCACTCGGTAGTCGAACGTTCCCCGTTCGCATCGCATTGCATGATCAAGACGGATTCTTGAAGCCTGGAATGGGAGTCAGCGTTGACGTGCCGACCGGGAAGGCTTCTACCGAGTTATTGGTGCCTCGTGATGCCGTACTCACGAAACCAGATGAGTCAGTGGTTTGGGTGGTCGAGGTTGATACCCGAGCGATGGAGCGATCTTCCAAGCAATCGGCGCTCCACAAACCACTGACAACACGGCCGGTGCCCGTCAAGATTCTTTCGCATTCGACGGAGCACTACGCGATCAGGAGTGTTCGAGCGGCCGATGAATCGGCACTCCGTCCCGGAACGCGTGTGGTCACCGAAGGAC